A single window of Achromobacter xylosoxidans DNA harbors:
- a CDS encoding chromate transporter: MNAAAPDSPDAATRPPPTCGQLFYGFLMLGLTAFGGALPLARRMVVEKHRWLSGAEFTDLLGLCQFLPGGNIINLSVALGMKFRGPRGAFAALMGLILAPSAIVVLLGMVYDRFQNDPHIQHLFAGLAAAAAGLLISMAVKIGMPVLKRRDWLAGLVATACFIAIAVLRIPLLPTMAVLTPLSILLVWRQRR; this comes from the coding sequence ATGAACGCAGCAGCACCTGATTCCCCCGACGCCGCCACGCGGCCGCCGCCCACTTGCGGGCAACTGTTCTACGGATTCCTCATGCTCGGCCTGACCGCCTTCGGCGGCGCGCTGCCCCTGGCGCGCCGCATGGTGGTCGAAAAGCACCGCTGGCTGTCCGGCGCCGAGTTCACCGACCTGCTGGGGCTGTGCCAGTTCCTGCCGGGCGGCAACATCATCAACCTGTCGGTGGCGCTGGGCATGAAGTTCCGCGGCCCGCGCGGCGCCTTCGCGGCGCTGATGGGCCTGATCCTGGCGCCTTCGGCCATCGTGGTGCTGCTGGGCATGGTCTACGACCGCTTCCAGAACGACCCGCACATCCAGCACCTGTTCGCCGGGCTGGCCGCGGCTGCCGCGGGGCTGCTGATTTCGATGGCGGTCAAGATCGGCATGCCGGTCCTGAAGCGCCGCGATTGGCTGGCCGGCCTGGTGGCCACGGCCTGTTTCATCGCCATCGCGGTGCTGCGCATCCCGCTGCTGCCGACCATGGCGGTGCTGACGCCGCTGAGCATCCTGCTGGTCTGGAGGCAACGTCGATGA
- the fdhD gene encoding formate dehydrogenase accessory sulfurtransferase FdhD has protein sequence MDHSPSSPADRPDSVAAQVTRVRSGAIAPHAEGDRLAEETPVALEFNGISHATMLATPADLEDFAVGFSLSEGIIDSVADVRGIDVLPQCDGIVVQIEISSACEARLKSRRRAMAGRTGCGLCGVETLPEVLRPVAPVPAGAPLPVGAVLRAMRDMRARQALHDLTGATHAAGWADASGAVALVREDVGRHNALDKLVGALARQALSAAHGVVLVSSRASFEMVQKTAAAGVGILAAVSAPTALAVRLADSAGIALLGFLRDDDATLYSHPERITSQT, from the coding sequence ATGGACCACAGCCCTTCCTCCCCCGCAGACCGCCCCGATTCCGTGGCGGCCCAGGTGACCCGCGTGCGCTCCGGCGCCATCGCGCCGCACGCCGAGGGCGACCGGCTGGCCGAGGAAACGCCAGTGGCGCTGGAGTTCAACGGCATCAGCCACGCCACCATGCTGGCCACGCCCGCCGACCTGGAGGACTTCGCCGTCGGCTTTTCGCTGTCGGAAGGCATCATCGACAGCGTGGCCGACGTGCGCGGCATCGACGTGCTGCCGCAATGCGACGGCATCGTGGTGCAGATCGAGATTTCCAGCGCCTGCGAGGCGCGCTTGAAATCGCGCCGCCGCGCCATGGCCGGACGCACCGGCTGCGGGCTGTGCGGCGTCGAGACGCTGCCCGAGGTGCTGCGGCCGGTCGCGCCGGTGCCTGCCGGCGCGCCGCTGCCGGTGGGCGCGGTGCTGCGGGCGATGCGCGACATGCGCGCGCGCCAGGCGCTGCATGACCTGACCGGCGCCACCCACGCCGCCGGCTGGGCCGACGCCAGCGGCGCCGTGGCCCTGGTGCGCGAGGACGTGGGCCGCCACAACGCGCTCGACAAGCTGGTCGGCGCGCTGGCGCGCCAGGCCCTGTCCGCCGCGCACGGCGTGGTGCTGGTGTCCAGCCGCGCCAGCTTCGAGATGGTGCAGAAGACCGCAGCGGCCGGCGTCGGCATCCTGGCGGCGGTATCGGCCCCGACCGCGTTGGCCGTGCGCCTGGCCGACAGCGCCGGCATCGCGCTGCTGGGCTTTTTGCGCGACGACGACGCGACCCTGTATTCCCACCCTGAACGCATCACTTCGCAGACCTGA
- a CDS encoding formate dehydrogenase subunit delta → MEIGNLIRMANRIGQFFEAMPLRPEAVEGVANHIHKFWEPRMRNELLDFLARQPDGDAGEHQLHPLVLEAVAQNRERLTPLARLS, encoded by the coding sequence ATGGAAATCGGCAACCTGATCCGCATGGCCAACCGCATCGGCCAATTCTTCGAAGCCATGCCGCTGCGGCCGGAAGCGGTGGAAGGCGTGGCCAACCACATCCACAAATTCTGGGAGCCCCGCATGCGCAACGAGCTGCTGGACTTCCTGGCGCGGCAGCCCGACGGCGATGCCGGCGAACACCAATTGCATCCGCTGGTGCTGGAGGCGGTGGCGCAGAACCGCGAACGCCTGACACCGCTGGCGCGCTTGTCCTGA
- a CDS encoding LysR substrate-binding domain-containing protein, which produces MASVDLRLLRYFLAVAEESHLTKAAARLGIRQPPLSQQIRVLEQELGVTLFHRLPRGMELTESGRALLADARSILALVDQAVDGVRRVSLGESGRLTVGFTGSAAFHPFVPSLIRRFRENAPQVRLVLEESSTGELMEDVRDGRVDVAFIRGAHGVDRGVAVETVLEESMLAAFPADHPMVKGRARKRIALSELADESLILYRRHNGPGLYDAIISACRAAGFSPRVAQEAPRMLSTLSLVAAGLGVSLVPASLRRVNIEGVVYVNVSGPVAMRAPLTLIWRDAPLTGAIRRLIEEVRAHRAAEDPAR; this is translated from the coding sequence ATGGCATCCGTCGACCTGCGTCTGTTGCGCTATTTCCTGGCGGTGGCCGAGGAATCCCACCTGACCAAGGCCGCCGCCCGGCTCGGTATCCGCCAGCCCCCACTGAGCCAGCAGATCCGCGTGCTGGAACAGGAGCTGGGCGTCACGCTGTTCCACCGGCTGCCGCGCGGCATGGAGCTGACCGAAAGCGGCCGCGCCCTGCTGGCCGACGCGCGCAGCATCCTGGCCCTGGTCGACCAGGCGGTCGATGGCGTGCGGCGCGTGTCGCTGGGCGAAAGCGGCAGGCTGACGGTGGGTTTCACCGGTTCGGCGGCCTTCCATCCCTTCGTGCCGTCGCTGATCCGCCGCTTTCGCGAGAACGCGCCGCAGGTGCGCCTGGTGCTGGAGGAAAGCAGCACCGGCGAACTGATGGAAGACGTGCGCGACGGCCGCGTCGACGTGGCCTTCATCCGCGGCGCCCATGGCGTCGACCGCGGCGTGGCGGTCGAGACCGTGCTGGAGGAAAGCATGCTGGCCGCCTTTCCGGCCGACCACCCCATGGTCAAGGGCCGCGCGCGCAAGCGCATCGCCCTGTCGGAACTGGCCGACGAATCGCTGATCCTGTATCGCCGCCACAACGGCCCGGGACTGTACGACGCCATCATTTCGGCGTGCCGCGCCGCGGGCTTCAGCCCCCGGGTGGCCCAGGAAGCGCCGCGCATGCTGTCCACCCTCAGCCTGGTGGCGGCCGGCCTGGGCGTGTCGCTGGTGCCGGCCTCGCTGCGCCGGGTCAATATCGAGGGCGTGGTGTACGTCAACGTCAGCGGCCCGGTGGCGATGCGCGCGCCGCTCACGCTGATCTGGCGCGACGCGCCGCTGACCGGCGCCATCCGCCGCCTGATCGAGGAAGTGCGGGCGCACCGCGCAGCCGAGGACCCGGCGCGATAG
- the fdhF gene encoding formate dehydrogenase subunit alpha, with protein sequence MLETVIKRDRDLGTPARVSEKTVTLTIDGQEITVAEGTSLMRAAAEAGINIPKLCATDSLEPFGSCRLCLVQIEGRRGYPASCTTPAENGMVVFTETPKLHDLRRGVMELYISDHPLDCLTCPANGDCELQDMAGVVGLRNVRYGYDGANHLKSEKDESNPYFTYDASKCIVCNRCVRACEETQGTFALTISGKGFESRVSPGQDQPFLDSECVSCGACVQACPTATLQEKTVIMMGQAEHSVVTTCAYCGVGCGFKAEMKGQEVVRMVPWKDGQANRGHSCVKGRFAWGYATHKERVLKPMIRKRITDSWREVSWEEAIEYAASEFRRIQGQYGRDAVGGITSSRCTNEETWLVQKLVRAAFGTNNVDTCARVCHSPTGYGLKQTLGESAGTQTFDSVMHTDVVIVMGANPSSGHPVFASRLKRRLRQGARLIVIDPRRIELVSSPHIKADFHLQVRPGTNTALLSSMAHVIATEGLIDEAYVAERCEAKAFQEWRDFVSLPENSPEAMAEITGVPAQAVRGAARLFATGGNGSIYYGLGVTEHSQGSTTVMAIANLAMATGNVGREGVGVNPLRGQNNVQGSCDMGSFPHELPGYRHISDNVARAQFEQDWGVTLQPEPGLRIPNMFEAALGGTFKGLYCQGEDIVQSDPNTQHVAASLAAMECIVVQDLFLNETAKYAHVFLPGSSFLEKDGTFTNAERRISRVRKVMEPKNGKADWEVTVALSNALGYPMNYRHPREIMEEIARLTPTFSGVSYEKLDKLGSLQWPCNDDAPEGTPIMHIDSFVRGKGKFMITKYVPTDERSTRRFPLLLTTGRILSQYNVGAQTRRTPNVMWHSEDVLEIHPQDAEDRGVNEGDWVGIQSRSGETVLRATLTDRVQPGVVYTTFHFPESGANVVTTDSSDWATNCPEYKVTAVQVTRVSQPSEWQRQWSRFADIQQKLLRERSRESEATLAGK encoded by the coding sequence AAGGCACCTCGCTGATGCGCGCGGCCGCCGAGGCCGGCATCAACATCCCCAAGCTCTGCGCCACCGACAGCCTGGAGCCGTTCGGCTCGTGCCGCCTGTGCCTGGTGCAGATCGAGGGCCGGCGCGGCTATCCCGCCTCGTGCACCACGCCGGCCGAGAACGGCATGGTGGTGTTCACCGAAACGCCCAAGCTGCACGACCTGCGGCGCGGGGTGATGGAGCTGTACATCTCCGACCATCCGCTGGACTGCCTGACCTGTCCGGCCAACGGCGACTGCGAGCTGCAGGACATGGCCGGCGTGGTGGGGCTGCGCAACGTGCGCTACGGCTATGACGGCGCCAATCACTTGAAAAGCGAGAAGGACGAGTCCAATCCGTACTTCACCTATGACGCCTCCAAGTGCATCGTCTGCAACCGCTGCGTGCGCGCCTGCGAGGAAACCCAGGGCACCTTCGCGCTGACCATCTCCGGCAAGGGCTTCGAGTCGCGCGTGTCGCCGGGGCAGGACCAGCCGTTCCTGGACAGCGAATGCGTGTCCTGCGGCGCCTGCGTGCAAGCCTGTCCGACCGCGACCCTGCAGGAAAAGACCGTCATCATGATGGGCCAGGCCGAGCACTCGGTGGTCACCACCTGCGCCTATTGCGGCGTGGGCTGCGGCTTCAAGGCCGAGATGAAGGGCCAGGAAGTGGTGCGCATGGTGCCGTGGAAGGACGGCCAGGCCAATCGCGGCCACTCGTGCGTCAAGGGCCGCTTCGCCTGGGGCTACGCCACCCACAAGGAACGCGTGCTCAAGCCGATGATCCGCAAGCGCATCACCGATTCCTGGCGCGAAGTGTCGTGGGAAGAGGCGATCGAGTACGCGGCTTCCGAATTCCGCCGCATCCAGGGCCAGTACGGCCGCGACGCGGTCGGCGGCATCACCTCGTCGCGCTGCACCAACGAGGAAACCTGGCTGGTGCAGAAGCTGGTGCGCGCCGCCTTCGGCACCAACAACGTCGACACCTGCGCCCGCGTGTGCCATTCGCCCACGGGCTACGGGCTGAAGCAGACGCTGGGCGAATCCGCCGGCACCCAGACCTTCGACTCGGTGATGCACACCGACGTGGTCATCGTCATGGGCGCCAACCCCTCCAGCGGCCATCCGGTGTTCGCCTCGCGCCTGAAGCGCCGCCTGCGCCAGGGCGCGCGGCTGATCGTGATCGACCCGCGCCGCATCGAGCTGGTGAGTTCGCCGCACATCAAGGCCGACTTCCACCTGCAGGTGCGGCCCGGCACCAACACCGCGCTGCTGTCATCGATGGCGCACGTGATCGCCACCGAAGGGCTGATCGACGAGGCCTACGTGGCCGAGCGCTGCGAGGCCAAGGCGTTCCAGGAATGGCGCGACTTCGTGTCGCTGCCCGAGAACTCGCCCGAAGCCATGGCCGAGATCACCGGCGTGCCGGCGCAGGCCGTGCGCGGCGCGGCGCGCCTGTTCGCCACCGGCGGCAACGGCTCGATCTACTACGGCCTGGGCGTGACCGAGCACAGCCAGGGATCGACCACCGTCATGGCCATCGCCAACCTGGCCATGGCCACCGGCAATGTCGGCCGCGAGGGCGTGGGCGTGAACCCGCTGCGCGGCCAGAACAACGTGCAGGGCTCCTGCGACATGGGTTCGTTCCCGCACGAGCTGCCGGGCTACCGCCACATTTCCGACAACGTGGCGCGGGCGCAGTTCGAGCAGGACTGGGGCGTGACGCTGCAGCCCGAGCCCGGCCTGCGCATTCCCAACATGTTCGAGGCCGCGCTGGGCGGCACCTTCAAGGGCCTGTACTGCCAGGGCGAGGACATCGTGCAGTCCGACCCCAACACGCAGCACGTGGCGGCGTCGCTGGCGGCGATGGAGTGCATCGTGGTGCAGGACCTGTTCCTGAACGAGACCGCCAAGTACGCGCACGTGTTCCTGCCGGGTTCGTCGTTCCTGGAAAAGGACGGCACCTTCACCAACGCCGAGCGCCGCATCTCGCGCGTGCGCAAGGTGATGGAACCGAAGAACGGCAAGGCCGACTGGGAAGTGACCGTGGCGCTGTCGAACGCGCTGGGCTATCCCATGAACTACCGCCACCCGCGCGAGATCATGGAGGAGATCGCGCGCCTGACGCCGACCTTCAGCGGCGTCAGCTACGAGAAGCTGGACAAGCTGGGCAGCCTGCAATGGCCATGCAACGACGACGCGCCCGAGGGCACGCCGATCATGCACATCGACAGCTTCGTGCGCGGCAAGGGCAAGTTCATGATCACCAAGTACGTGCCGACCGACGAACGCAGCACGCGCCGCTTCCCGCTGCTGTTGACCACCGGCCGCATCCTGTCGCAATACAACGTGGGCGCGCAGACGCGCCGCACGCCCAATGTCATGTGGCACAGCGAGGACGTGCTGGAGATCCATCCGCAGGACGCCGAGGACCGTGGCGTCAACGAAGGCGACTGGGTCGGCATCCAGAGCCGCTCGGGCGAGACGGTGCTGCGCGCGACCCTGACCGACCGGGTGCAGCCGGGCGTGGTATACACCACCTTCCACTTCCCCGAGTCCGGCGCCAACGTCGTCACCACCGACAGTTCCGACTGGGCCACCAACTGCCCCGAGTACAAGGTCACGGCCGTGCAGGTCACGCGCGTGTCCCAGCCATCGGAATGGCAGCGGCAATGGTCGCGCTTCGCGGACATCCAGCAGAAGCTGCTGCGCGAGCGCTCACGCGAAAGCGAAGCCACGCTGGCGGGGAAATAA
- a CDS encoding DUF1345 domain-containing protein, protein MTLPVKDPDIESPPAGIAPLPFFHAHRRLVLCGALFAILAGALWRVGLTPSRAGLLAFDVAALVFLLLTGAAFGRATPDMMRVRAQQVDVGRSAVLWSSVALSCLVMAALWTEMRAAGGAEGVADLVAAAVSIVLSWLYLNMIFALHYAHGYYSYRNALHKGLDFPGKEDPDYWDFAYFALVLGMTFQVSDVQIVSRRMRRTALVHSVIAFFFNVFIIAISVNVAAGRA, encoded by the coding sequence ATGACGCTGCCGGTCAAGGATCCGGATATCGAATCACCGCCCGCCGGGATCGCGCCGCTGCCGTTCTTCCATGCGCACCGGCGGCTGGTGCTGTGCGGCGCGCTGTTCGCCATCCTGGCGGGCGCGCTGTGGCGCGTCGGCCTCACGCCCAGCCGCGCCGGGCTGCTGGCGTTCGACGTGGCGGCGCTGGTGTTCCTGCTGCTGACCGGCGCCGCGTTCGGCAGGGCCACGCCGGACATGATGCGGGTACGCGCGCAGCAGGTCGACGTCGGCCGCAGCGCCGTGCTCTGGAGCAGCGTGGCGCTGTCCTGCCTGGTGATGGCGGCGCTGTGGACCGAAATGCGCGCGGCAGGCGGCGCCGAGGGCGTGGCCGACCTGGTGGCGGCCGCCGTCAGCATCGTGCTGTCGTGGCTCTACCTGAACATGATCTTCGCGCTGCATTACGCGCATGGCTACTACAGCTATCGCAATGCCCTGCACAAGGGCCTGGATTTTCCGGGCAAGGAAGACCCCGACTACTGGGACTTCGCCTATTTCGCCCTGGTGCTGGGCATGACGTTCCAGGTTTCCGACGTGCAGATCGTCAGCCGGCGGATGCGGCGCACGGCGCTGGTGCACAGCGTCATCGCCTTCTTCTTCAACGTCTTCATCATCGCCATCAGCGTCAACGTCGCGGCGGGGCGGGCATGA
- a CDS encoding chromate transporter, whose translation MMQTLIALAIIFSQLSVLAFGGGNTILPEMQRQVVEVHGWMTAADFSALFALGQAAPGPNLMVVTLVGWHVAGWAGMLVTTLAKFGPSSLITIIALGLWERFKDRPWRGVIQAGIFPMTVGLVAASAALITEASVHSWLLGAITAVVALLGSASRIHPLWLLFGGALVGLLAIG comes from the coding sequence ATGATGCAGACCCTGATCGCCCTGGCCATCATCTTTTCGCAGCTGTCGGTGCTGGCCTTCGGCGGCGGCAACACCATCCTGCCCGAAATGCAGCGCCAGGTGGTGGAGGTGCACGGCTGGATGACGGCCGCCGACTTCTCCGCGCTGTTCGCCCTGGGCCAGGCGGCGCCCGGCCCCAACCTGATGGTGGTCACGCTGGTCGGCTGGCACGTGGCCGGCTGGGCCGGCATGCTGGTCACCACGCTGGCCAAGTTCGGGCCGTCGTCCCTCATCACCATCATCGCCCTGGGCCTGTGGGAGCGCTTCAAGGACCGGCCCTGGCGCGGCGTGATCCAGGCCGGCATCTTCCCCATGACGGTGGGGCTGGTGGCCGCCAGCGCCGCCCTGATCACCGAGGCCTCGGTGCATTCCTGGCTGCTGGGCGCCATCACCGCCGTGGTCGCGTTGCTGGGCAGCGCCTCGCGCATCCACCCGTTATGGCTGCTGTTCGGCGGGGCGCTGGTCGGATTGCTCGCTATCGGTTAG
- a CDS encoding methyltransferase — MTQPELHWTEGEAPDLTHHSARWRSESGAAPPKRVVLADDRTTADAAYRLACEGVGLLWRGDFQNARQLLQAMTRRVDKRPRKPVDTMLEAFNQHRQIQSQRARVLGMLLIPFDAGHGISLRRAPDARQACEEAHGPANEPYVASLRELLGLIGAFEWRKKGVEIPALDNRIHPHYGVFSPLRGEYIDLVARTPMPRGSVAFDIGTGTGVLAAVLARRGGKRVIATDMDPRALACARENLERLGLSKQVEVAQADLFPEGRVSLAVCNPPWLPARPSSPVEHAVYDPDSRMLRGFLNGLAAHLTPSGEGWLILSDLAEHLGLRTREQLLEMIEQAGLRVLERIDTRPTHGRAKDPDDPLYAARSKEVTSLWRLAAA; from the coding sequence TTGACCCAGCCTGAACTGCATTGGACGGAGGGCGAGGCCCCGGACCTGACCCACCATAGCGCCCGCTGGCGCTCGGAATCGGGCGCCGCGCCCCCCAAGCGCGTGGTGCTGGCCGACGACCGCACCACGGCGGACGCGGCCTATCGCCTGGCCTGCGAAGGGGTCGGCCTGCTGTGGCGTGGCGACTTCCAGAATGCGCGCCAGTTGCTGCAGGCCATGACCCGGCGGGTCGACAAGCGTCCGCGCAAGCCGGTGGACACCATGCTGGAGGCCTTCAACCAGCATCGCCAGATCCAGTCGCAGCGCGCCCGCGTCCTGGGCATGCTGCTGATTCCGTTCGACGCCGGCCACGGCATTTCGCTGCGCCGCGCGCCGGATGCGCGGCAGGCCTGCGAAGAGGCCCACGGCCCCGCCAACGAGCCCTACGTGGCGTCGCTGCGCGAACTGCTGGGCCTGATCGGCGCCTTCGAATGGCGCAAGAAAGGCGTGGAGATCCCCGCGCTGGACAACCGCATCCACCCCCACTACGGCGTGTTTTCGCCGTTGCGCGGCGAGTACATCGACCTGGTGGCGCGCACGCCGATGCCGCGCGGCAGCGTGGCCTTCGATATCGGCACCGGCACCGGCGTGCTGGCGGCGGTGCTGGCGCGGCGCGGCGGCAAGCGCGTCATCGCCACCGACATGGACCCGCGGGCGCTGGCCTGCGCCCGCGAAAACCTCGAACGGCTGGGCCTGTCGAAACAGGTCGAGGTGGCGCAGGCCGACCTCTTTCCCGAAGGCCGGGTGTCGCTGGCCGTCTGCAACCCGCCGTGGCTGCCGGCCCGGCCCAGTTCGCCCGTCGAGCACGCCGTCTACGACCCCGACAGCCGCATGCTGCGGGGCTTCCTGAACGGGCTGGCGGCGCACCTGACGCCCAGCGGCGAGGGCTGGCTGATCCTGTCGGACCTGGCCGAGCACCTGGGGCTGCGCACCCGCGAGCAATTGCTGGAGATGATCGAGCAGGCCGGCCTGCGCGTGCTGGAACGCATCGATACGCGGCCCACGCATGGCCGCGCCAAGGATCCCGACGATCCCTTGTACGCGGCGCGCTCGAAGGAAGTCACGTCGCTATGGCGGCTGGCGGCGGCCTGA
- a CDS encoding OFA family MFS transporter, with amino-acid sequence MESTATLDLPGAKPGFLDKERTIAGPGFSRWLVPPAALAIHLCIGMAYGFSVFWLPLSKAIGGAQPLQCPADMSLVAELFTTSCDWRISTMGWMYTLFFVLLGCSAALWGGWLERAGPRKAGVVSALCWCGGLVISAAGVYLHQMWMLWLGSGVIGGIGLGLGYISPVSTLIKWFPDRRGMATGMAIMGFGGGAMIGAPLADVLMRHFATPTSPGVWQTFLTMALVYFVFMMSGALGYRVPPTGWKPQGWTAPAKHANNVMITKGHVHVKRVWGVPQFWLVWLVLCLNVTAGIGILGMASPLLQEVFGGGLINKPELGYGQLDKSQLAAIAAIAAGFTGLLSLFNIGGRFFWASLSDKLGRKMTYLVFFVLGFALYAAIPWTAHMGALALFVGAFCVILSMYGGGFSTVPAYLADLFGTQMVGAIHGRLLTAWSAAGIFGPVLVNYIREYQLSIGVPRAQVYDITMYILAGMLVLGFLCNLAIRPVNPKYFMNDEELAREKALAHERAVAAETHGVGASTFRTPLALVLFAWACVGIPLAWGIWITLQKTVVLFH; translated from the coding sequence ATGGAAAGCACTGCAACACTCGACCTGCCCGGCGCCAAGCCGGGCTTCCTGGACAAAGAACGCACCATCGCCGGGCCGGGCTTCTCGCGCTGGCTGGTACCCCCGGCCGCGCTGGCCATCCACCTTTGCATCGGCATGGCCTATGGCTTTTCGGTGTTCTGGCTGCCCCTGTCCAAGGCCATCGGCGGCGCCCAGCCGCTGCAATGCCCGGCCGACATGAGCCTGGTCGCCGAACTGTTCACCACCAGTTGCGACTGGCGCATCTCCACCATGGGGTGGATGTACACGCTGTTCTTCGTGCTGCTGGGCTGCTCGGCGGCCCTGTGGGGCGGCTGGCTGGAACGCGCCGGACCGCGCAAGGCCGGCGTGGTGTCGGCGCTGTGCTGGTGCGGCGGCCTGGTGATCTCGGCGGCCGGCGTCTACCTGCACCAGATGTGGATGCTGTGGCTGGGCTCGGGCGTCATCGGCGGCATCGGGCTGGGGCTGGGCTATATCTCGCCGGTCAGCACGCTGATCAAGTGGTTCCCGGACCGTCGCGGCATGGCGACGGGCATGGCCATCATGGGCTTCGGCGGCGGCGCCATGATCGGCGCGCCGCTGGCCGACGTGCTGATGCGCCACTTCGCCACGCCCACCTCGCCGGGCGTGTGGCAGACCTTCCTGACCATGGCGCTGGTGTACTTCGTCTTCATGATGTCGGGCGCGCTCGGCTACCGCGTGCCGCCCACCGGCTGGAAGCCGCAAGGCTGGACCGCGCCCGCCAAGCACGCCAACAACGTCATGATCACCAAGGGCCACGTGCACGTGAAGCGGGTCTGGGGCGTGCCGCAGTTCTGGCTGGTGTGGTTGGTGCTGTGCCTGAACGTGACCGCCGGCATCGGCATCCTGGGCATGGCCTCGCCGCTGCTGCAGGAAGTGTTCGGCGGCGGCCTGATCAACAAGCCCGAGCTGGGCTACGGCCAGCTCGACAAGAGCCAGCTGGCCGCGATCGCCGCCATCGCCGCGGGCTTTACCGGCCTGCTCAGCCTGTTCAATATCGGCGGCCGCTTCTTCTGGGCCAGCCTGTCGGACAAGCTGGGCCGCAAGATGACCTACCTGGTGTTCTTCGTGCTGGGCTTCGCGCTGTACGCGGCCATTCCGTGGACCGCGCACATGGGCGCGCTGGCGTTGTTCGTGGGGGCCTTCTGCGTCATCCTGTCGATGTACGGCGGCGGCTTTTCCACCGTGCCGGCCTACCTGGCGGACCTGTTCGGCACGCAGATGGTGGGCGCCATCCACGGCCGCCTGCTCACGGCGTGGTCGGCGGCGGGCATCTTCGGGCCGGTGCTGGTGAACTACATCCGCGAATACCAGCTGTCCATCGGCGTGCCGCGGGCGCAGGTCTACGACATCACCATGTACATCCTGGCGGGCATGCTGGTGCTGGGCTTCCTGTGCAACCTGGCGATCCGCCCGGTGAATCCCAAGTACTTCATGAACGACGAGGAACTGGCGCGCGAAAAGGCCCTGGCGCACGAGCGCGCCGTGGCCGCCGAGACCCATGGCGTGGGCGCCTCGACCTTCCGCACGCCGCTGGCCCTGGTGCTGTTCGCCTGGGCCTGCGTCGGCATCCCGCTGGCCTGGGGCATCTGGATCACGCTGCAAAAGACGGTGGTGCTGTTCCACTGA
- the murI gene encoding glutamate racemase, with protein MPAPHPIGVYDSGVGGLSVLRAIREALPHEHLLYVADSAHVPYGEKTQQYVQQRALAIADYLVSRRAKAMVVACNTATAAAIAALRARHPDLAIIGVEPAIKPAAHLTRSGVVGVFATTGTLASPKFAALVQREAPEIRIQFRPCPEWVLQVERGEIQGEAAARVVAAPVHELLTQGADALVLGCTHFPFLHDAIQAAAGPAVPLLETGGPVARRLRHQLQERGLLAGAGASAVELVTTGDAAALAGLAAQLLGLPATATRVPPGWC; from the coding sequence ATGCCCGCCCCCCATCCCATCGGCGTATACGACTCCGGCGTCGGCGGATTGAGCGTGCTGCGCGCCATCCGCGAGGCCCTGCCGCACGAGCACCTGCTGTACGTGGCCGACTCCGCCCACGTGCCCTACGGCGAGAAGACGCAGCAATACGTCCAGCAAAGGGCGCTGGCCATCGCCGACTACCTGGTGTCGCGCCGGGCCAAGGCCATGGTGGTGGCCTGCAACACCGCCACGGCCGCCGCCATCGCCGCCCTCCGCGCCCGCCATCCGGACCTGGCGATCATCGGCGTGGAACCAGCCATCAAGCCGGCCGCGCACCTGACGCGCAGCGGCGTGGTGGGCGTCTTCGCCACCACGGGCACGCTGGCCAGCCCCAAGTTCGCCGCCCTGGTGCAGCGCGAGGCGCCGGAGATCCGCATCCAGTTCCGCCCCTGCCCCGAATGGGTGCTGCAGGTGGAACGCGGTGAAATCCAAGGCGAGGCCGCCGCCCGCGTCGTGGCCGCGCCGGTGCATGAACTGCTGACCCAGGGCGCCGACGCGCTGGTGCTGGGCTGCACCCATTTCCCGTTCCTGCATGACGCGATCCAGGCCGCGGCGGGCCCCGCCGTGCCATTGCTGGAAACCGGCGGGCCGGTGGCGCGGCGCCTGCGGCACCAGTTGCAGGAACGCGGACTGCTGGCGGGCGCGGGCGCCAGCGCGGTGGAACTGGTGACCACCGGCGACGCCGCCGCGCTGGCCGGCCTGGCCGCGCAACTGCTCGGCCTGCCGGCGACCGCCACGCGGGTGCCGCCCGGCTGGTGCTGA
- a CDS encoding universal stress protein: MKRILIPVDGSQHAVHAVRAMLDARSYDPVERVELLTVQIPLQAGKIGRGLSQADIDAYHQEEGEAALRDASALLAQAGVPFTPRIETGAAAETIARVAAEIDADEIYMGTRGMGSVAALFMGSVATKVLHLTELPVTLVK, translated from the coding sequence ATGAAACGCATTCTGATCCCGGTGGACGGCTCGCAGCATGCCGTCCACGCCGTGCGCGCCATGCTCGATGCGCGCAGCTATGACCCCGTCGAACGCGTGGAGCTGCTGACCGTGCAGATCCCGCTGCAGGCCGGCAAGATCGGCCGCGGCCTGTCGCAGGCCGATATCGACGCCTATCACCAGGAAGAAGGCGAGGCCGCGCTGCGCGACGCCAGCGCCTTGCTGGCGCAAGCCGGCGTGCCGTTCACCCCGCGCATCGAGACCGGCGCGGCGGCCGAGACCATCGCCCGCGTCGCCGCCGAGATCGACGCCGACGAAATCTACATGGGCACGCGCGGCATGGGCTCGGTGGCCGCGCTGTTCATGGGCTCGGTCGCCACCAAGGTCCTGCACCTGACGGAATTGCCCGTCACCCTGGTCAAGTAA